One Trichomycterus rosablanca isolate fTriRos1 chromosome 23, fTriRos1.hap1, whole genome shotgun sequence genomic window carries:
- the dyrk1b gene encoding dual specificity tyrosine-phosphorylation-regulated kinase 1B isoform X1 → MVITSSVEEKPQSSNRMVANLSTDSWVGSSDQNRFVPPSHLLRKPSKSSGCMPPSSSLCFSPAERNMSSQHTHPGLGNIQSMAEQQQVLSDMTILQRRIPPSFRDPASAPLRKLSVDLIKTYKHINEVYYTKKKRRAQQVPPEDSSTKKERKVYNDGYDDDNYDYIVKNGEKWLDRYEIDSLIGKGSFGQVVKAYDHHEQEWVAIKIIKNKKAFLNQAQIELRLLELMNKHDTEMKYYIVHLKRHFMFRNHLCLVFELLSYNLYDLLRNTNFRGVSLNLTRKFAQQLCTALLFLATPELSIIHCDLKPENILLCNPKRSAIKIVDFGSSCQLGQRIYQYIQSRFYRSPEVLLGMPYDLAIDMWSLGCILVEMHTGEPLFSGSNEVDQMNKIVEVLGVPPNHMLDQAPKARKYFDKLSDGLWTVKKNKDIKKVLYPSASEYKPPATRRLHEILGVETGGPGGRRAGEQGHAPCDYLKFKDLILRMLDYDPKTRITPFYALQHNFFKKTTDEGTNTSSSTSTSPAMDHSHSTSTTSSVSSSGGSSGSSNDNRNYRYSNRYYNSAVTHSDYEMQSPQAPSQQQLRIWPGSDSSESSYPQLLLHKPAATQQRHFLGGAAMMETLHPHPVYGRQLRQQGPAQGQGPQGPGSQGQGLQGQAMMSSPQSSSQDSIELSLSSHHQHHHHHQLAPSSMAPPLSLPPSSLDSSQYGSSNLHLGISAFRTRTASQTQQIAQAPPTQDSMGYVPPCYPGNNNNNPTQGGGVITGAPPRGGVRPDSSEESIMMGGGGGGGSQSAANS, encoded by the exons GTTCAGGATGTATGCCCCCCTCCTCGTCCCTGTGTTTCTCCCCCGCTGAGCGAAACATGTCGAGCCAGCACACTCATCCTGGATTAGGCAACATCCAGTCCATGGCAGAACAGCagcag GTGCTGTCCGATATGACCATTCTGCAACGGAGGATCCCCCCGAGTTTTCGAGATCCAGCGAGTGCACCGCTTAGAAAACTCTCCGTCGATCTCATCAAGACTTACAAGCACATCaatgag GTGTACTACACGAAGAAGAAGCGACGGGCGCAGCAGGTCCCGCCAGAGGACTCCAGCACCAAAAAAGAGCGGAAAGTTTACAACGACGGCTACGACGACGACAACTACGACTACATCGTGAAAAACGGGGAGAAGTGGCTCGACCGTTACGAGATCGACTCGCTCATCGGCAAGGGCTCCTTCGGACAG GTGGTGAAAGCGTATGATCACCATGAGCAGGAGTGGGTGGCCATCAAGATCATCAAAAACAAGAAAGCCTTTCTGAACCAGGCGCAGATCGAGCTCCGGCTCCTCGAGCTTATGAACAAACACGACACGGAAATGAAGTACTACATAg tcCATCTGAAGAGACACTTCATGTTCCGGAATCACCTGTGCTTGGTGTTCGAGCTGCTCTCCTATAACCTGTACGACCTGCTGCGTAACACTAACTTTCGGGGTGTCTCCCTCAACCTGACGCGGAAGTTTGCTCAGCAGCTGTGCACGGCGCTGCTCTTCCTGGCCACGCCCGAGCTCAGCATCATTCACTGCGACCTGAAGCCCGAGAACATCCTGCTGTGCAACCCCAAACGCAGCGCCATCAAGATCGTCGACTTCGGCAGCTCCTGTCAGCTCGGACAGAGG aTTTATCAGTACATACAGAGCCGGTTCTATCGCTCACCCGAGGTTCTGTTAGGGATGCCGTATGATCTGGCCATTGACATGTGGAGTCTTGGCTGTATCCTGGTGGAGATGCACACGGGGGAGCCCCTGTTCAGCGGCTCCAATGAG GTGGATCAGATGAACAAGATCGTGGAGGTGCTGGGCGTTCCTCCCAACCACATGCTGGATCAGGCTCCTAAAGCGCGAAAGTATTTCGATAAGCTCTCAGACGGCCTGTGGACCGTCAAGAAGAACAAGGATATAAAGAAGGTACTTTATCCTTCAGCCTCC gAGTACAAACCTCCCGCCACTCGGCGTCTCCATGAGATTTTGGGGGTGGAAACCGGCGGCCCCGGGGGCAGGCGAGCGGGAGAGCAGGGCCACGCCCCGTGCGATTACCTGAAGTTCAAGGACCTCATCCTGCGCATGCTGGACTACGACCCGAAGACGCGCATCACGCCCTTCTACGCGCTGCAGCACAACTTCTTCAAGAAGACCACGGACGAGGGAACGAACACCAGCAGCTCCACCTCCACCAGCCCGGCCATGGACCACAGCCACTCCACCTCCACCACCAGCTCCGTGTCCAGCTCGG GTGGATCTAGCGGTTCTTCCAATGACAACCGAAACTATCGGTACAGCAACCGATACTACAACAGCGCCGTCACACACTCGGACTACGAGATGCAGAGCCCACAG GCTCCGTCTCAGCAGCAGCTGCGGATTTGGCCGGGCAGCGACAGCAGCGAGTCCTCGTACCCGCAGCTCCTGCTGCACAAACCCGCCGCCACGCAGCAGCGCCACTTCCTGGGCGGCGCGGCCATGATGGAGACTCTGCACCCGCACCCGGTCTACGGCCGACAGCTCCGGCAGCAGGGCCCGGCCCAGGGTCAAGGGCCCCAGGGCCCGGGCTCGCAGGGCCAAGGGCTGCAGGGCCAAGCGATGATGTCGTCGCCGCAGTCGTCGTCGCAGGACAGCATCGAGCTGAGCCTCAGCAGCCACCATCAgcatcaccaccatcaccagTTGGCTCCGTCTTCCATGGCTCCGCCCCTTTCTCTTCCTCCGTCGAGCCTGGACTCCAGCCAGTACGGCTCCTCCAacctccacctggggatctccgCCTTTCGGACTAGAACGGCCTCTCAGACGCAGCAGATCGCACAAGCCCCGCCCACTCAGGACAGCATGGGCTACGTCCCGCCCTGTTACCCCGggaacaacaataacaaccCCACACAGGGAGGCGGGGTCATCACCGGGGCCCCGCCCCGAGGCGGGGTCAGACCCGACTCGTCGGAGGAGTCCATCATGATGGGGGGCGGGGGGGGCGGAGGCAGCCAGAGCGCGGCCAACTCTTGA
- the dyrk1b gene encoding dual specificity tyrosine-phosphorylation-regulated kinase 1B isoform X2, protein MVITSSVEEKPQSSNRMVANLSTDSWVGSSDQNRFVPPSHLLRKPSKSSGCMPPSSSLCFSPAERNMSSQHTHPGLGNIQSMAEQQQVLSDMTILQRRIPPSFRDPASAPLRKLSVDLIKTYKHINEVYYTKKKRRAQQVPPEDSSTKKERKVYNDGYDDDNYDYIVKNGEKWLDRYEIDSLIGKGSFGQVVKAYDHHEQEWVAIKIIKNKKAFLNQAQIELRLLELMNKHDTEMKYYIVHLKRHFMFRNHLCLVFELLSYNLYDLLRNTNFRGVSLNLTRKFAQQLCTALLFLATPELSIIHCDLKPENILLCNPKRSAIKIVDFGSSCQLGQRIYQYIQSRFYRSPEVLLGMPYDLAIDMWSLGCILVEMHTGEPLFSGSNEVDQMNKIVEVLGVPPNHMLDQAPKARKYFDKLSDGLWTVKKNKDIKKEYKPPATRRLHEILGVETGGPGGRRAGEQGHAPCDYLKFKDLILRMLDYDPKTRITPFYALQHNFFKKTTDEGTNTSSSTSTSPAMDHSHSTSTTSSVSSSGGSSGSSNDNRNYRYSNRYYNSAVTHSDYEMQSPQAPSQQQLRIWPGSDSSESSYPQLLLHKPAATQQRHFLGGAAMMETLHPHPVYGRQLRQQGPAQGQGPQGPGSQGQGLQGQAMMSSPQSSSQDSIELSLSSHHQHHHHHQLAPSSMAPPLSLPPSSLDSSQYGSSNLHLGISAFRTRTASQTQQIAQAPPTQDSMGYVPPCYPGNNNNNPTQGGGVITGAPPRGGVRPDSSEESIMMGGGGGGGSQSAANS, encoded by the exons GTTCAGGATGTATGCCCCCCTCCTCGTCCCTGTGTTTCTCCCCCGCTGAGCGAAACATGTCGAGCCAGCACACTCATCCTGGATTAGGCAACATCCAGTCCATGGCAGAACAGCagcag GTGCTGTCCGATATGACCATTCTGCAACGGAGGATCCCCCCGAGTTTTCGAGATCCAGCGAGTGCACCGCTTAGAAAACTCTCCGTCGATCTCATCAAGACTTACAAGCACATCaatgag GTGTACTACACGAAGAAGAAGCGACGGGCGCAGCAGGTCCCGCCAGAGGACTCCAGCACCAAAAAAGAGCGGAAAGTTTACAACGACGGCTACGACGACGACAACTACGACTACATCGTGAAAAACGGGGAGAAGTGGCTCGACCGTTACGAGATCGACTCGCTCATCGGCAAGGGCTCCTTCGGACAG GTGGTGAAAGCGTATGATCACCATGAGCAGGAGTGGGTGGCCATCAAGATCATCAAAAACAAGAAAGCCTTTCTGAACCAGGCGCAGATCGAGCTCCGGCTCCTCGAGCTTATGAACAAACACGACACGGAAATGAAGTACTACATAg tcCATCTGAAGAGACACTTCATGTTCCGGAATCACCTGTGCTTGGTGTTCGAGCTGCTCTCCTATAACCTGTACGACCTGCTGCGTAACACTAACTTTCGGGGTGTCTCCCTCAACCTGACGCGGAAGTTTGCTCAGCAGCTGTGCACGGCGCTGCTCTTCCTGGCCACGCCCGAGCTCAGCATCATTCACTGCGACCTGAAGCCCGAGAACATCCTGCTGTGCAACCCCAAACGCAGCGCCATCAAGATCGTCGACTTCGGCAGCTCCTGTCAGCTCGGACAGAGG aTTTATCAGTACATACAGAGCCGGTTCTATCGCTCACCCGAGGTTCTGTTAGGGATGCCGTATGATCTGGCCATTGACATGTGGAGTCTTGGCTGTATCCTGGTGGAGATGCACACGGGGGAGCCCCTGTTCAGCGGCTCCAATGAG GTGGATCAGATGAACAAGATCGTGGAGGTGCTGGGCGTTCCTCCCAACCACATGCTGGATCAGGCTCCTAAAGCGCGAAAGTATTTCGATAAGCTCTCAGACGGCCTGTGGACCGTCAAGAAGAACAAGGATATAAAGAAG gAGTACAAACCTCCCGCCACTCGGCGTCTCCATGAGATTTTGGGGGTGGAAACCGGCGGCCCCGGGGGCAGGCGAGCGGGAGAGCAGGGCCACGCCCCGTGCGATTACCTGAAGTTCAAGGACCTCATCCTGCGCATGCTGGACTACGACCCGAAGACGCGCATCACGCCCTTCTACGCGCTGCAGCACAACTTCTTCAAGAAGACCACGGACGAGGGAACGAACACCAGCAGCTCCACCTCCACCAGCCCGGCCATGGACCACAGCCACTCCACCTCCACCACCAGCTCCGTGTCCAGCTCGG GTGGATCTAGCGGTTCTTCCAATGACAACCGAAACTATCGGTACAGCAACCGATACTACAACAGCGCCGTCACACACTCGGACTACGAGATGCAGAGCCCACAG GCTCCGTCTCAGCAGCAGCTGCGGATTTGGCCGGGCAGCGACAGCAGCGAGTCCTCGTACCCGCAGCTCCTGCTGCACAAACCCGCCGCCACGCAGCAGCGCCACTTCCTGGGCGGCGCGGCCATGATGGAGACTCTGCACCCGCACCCGGTCTACGGCCGACAGCTCCGGCAGCAGGGCCCGGCCCAGGGTCAAGGGCCCCAGGGCCCGGGCTCGCAGGGCCAAGGGCTGCAGGGCCAAGCGATGATGTCGTCGCCGCAGTCGTCGTCGCAGGACAGCATCGAGCTGAGCCTCAGCAGCCACCATCAgcatcaccaccatcaccagTTGGCTCCGTCTTCCATGGCTCCGCCCCTTTCTCTTCCTCCGTCGAGCCTGGACTCCAGCCAGTACGGCTCCTCCAacctccacctggggatctccgCCTTTCGGACTAGAACGGCCTCTCAGACGCAGCAGATCGCACAAGCCCCGCCCACTCAGGACAGCATGGGCTACGTCCCGCCCTGTTACCCCGggaacaacaataacaaccCCACACAGGGAGGCGGGGTCATCACCGGGGCCCCGCCCCGAGGCGGGGTCAGACCCGACTCGTCGGAGGAGTCCATCATGATGGGGGGCGGGGGGGGCGGAGGCAGCCAGAGCGCGGCCAACTCTTGA